The DNA segment GCCCAGGAACACGCTGCCGACCGTGCCTGCGATGTCGTTCAACACCATATGCCGGCGCTCTTCCTGGCGGTTGATGTCCGGCATGTCCGGGCCGCAGAGCGCGAAGCCGGTCGCGATCGAGGACGACGCGTCGTCCGGACGAAGCACATCGCCGGCGATCTGGCGTCGCACGAACTCGTCGTACGGCAGGTCATCGTTCAACGCTTGAATCACACAGTCGCGATACTTCCAAGCAGTGGGACGCACGAGGTCATGCTCGAAGCCATCGGTCTCGGCGTAGCGGGCCAGATCGAGCCAATGTTGCGCCCAGCGTTCGCCGTACCGCGGCGAAGCGAGCAGACGATCCAGCAACCACTCGTACGCGTCCGGTCGTTCGTCCGCAATAAAGGCGTCGACCTCTTCCGGCGTCGGCGGCAGGCCGATGAGATCAAGCGTCACGCGTCGAATCAACGTGACCCGATTGGCTGGCGGCGCGGGGGACAATCCCTTCTTTTCCAGCTTCGCGAGGATGAAGCGATCGATCGCGTTGATCGGCCAATCTTCGGCTTGGACTGCTGGTGGAGTCGGCTCGCTTAGCGGCCGAAACGACCAATGCTCACGGTCGCTGTCGGTGATCGCGGGTTCATGCGTCGCCGCATCTTCGGCGCGGGCGCGCAACGTCAGCGACGCGATGGTTGCAAACAACGCCAGCGCGCAAATAAGCCCAGGGGAGGCCACCGACAACTTGCTTTTCATGCACAACCTCCGAGGGCCTCCCCTGGGCTTTGCGGCAACGACGTCGTTGATCCGCGACCGTTATTTTGTAATCAGATACGTCGGCGT comes from the Planctomycetia bacterium genome and includes:
- a CDS encoding DUF1549 domain-containing protein, coding for MKSKLSVASPGLICALALFATIASLTLRARAEDAATHEPAITDSDREHWSFRPLSEPTPPAVQAEDWPINAIDRFILAKLEKKGLSPAPPANRVTLIRRVTLDLIGLPPTPEEVDAFIADERPDAYEWLLDRLLASPRYGERWAQHWLDLARYAETDGFEHDLVRPTAWKYRDCVIQALNDDLPYDEFVRRQIAGDVLRPDDASSSIATGFALCGPDMPDINRQEERRHMVLNDIAGTVGSVFLG